One genomic segment of Methanothermobacter wolfeii includes these proteins:
- a CDS encoding ATP cone domain-containing protein: MKVIKRRGFTEAFDPSKIRASLERATVDAGYTVDEKKEIIDKVLRTVTEKIDREEEIRTDTIRMCLLTELDKCEPYIAKSWRRYEKKYK, from the coding sequence ATGAAGGTTATAAAGCGCAGGGGTTTTACTGAGGCCTTCGACCCTTCAAAGATCAGGGCCTCACTTGAGCGGGCCACGGTGGATGCAGGTTACACCGTGGATGAGAAGAAGGAGATCATTGATAAGGTCTTAAGGACTGTTACAGAGAAGATTGACCGGGAAGAAGAAATAAGGACAGACACCATAAGGATGTGTCTCCTCACGGAACTTGATAAGTGTGAACCCTACATTGCAAAGTCCTGGAGGAGGTATGAGAAGAAGTATAAGTAG
- a CDS encoding thiamine pyrophosphate-dependent enzyme, producing the protein MVEFRCTVCNYIYTEVREGEFDSLPEDWRCPVCNALKSAFVRLNPEFHEKIDKTVSDVFVAQLVEWGVRYVFGIPGTSTLGLVDALRRNRSIRYIQVRHEASAAFMASAIGKLTGHPAVCMAVAGPGASNLTTGLMDAALDKAPVIAVTGQVETYRIGTGANQEIDQHSLFESVSVYNMTLTGPKGTPEVVRQAVRHAIIRRGVSHIDIPRDVQSLECQEEVRPFRGSIAPGVSLPPEYHLRRAADLINGSMRPVIIAGFGALGASESILELAEKIDAPIVATFRGKGIVDNDHPLYMGCHGSIGTAAASEAVRRSDLLIVVGASYSDLTQIPGKRTVQVDFDPLMIARRHPVEAGLTGNSSMVIPALIPLVYEKRRDEYLDELGRLKEEWFRLLESEADPEIKPLRPQYIIKVLNRAVDDDAIISLDVGENVWWFGRNFIMKSTQKLLLSGYLGSMGYGLPAALAARLEFPDRQVVCITGDGGFSMVMAEFLTAVKYKLPVKVFILNNSNLAMIMQEQRVEGYPVWQTELQDCDFAGFAENCGGRGIGVDDPSELEDATSDALSADEPVIVDIKTDPRRFI; encoded by the coding sequence ATGGTGGAGTTCAGGTGCACGGTCTGTAACTATATATACACTGAGGTAAGGGAGGGTGAATTTGACTCCCTTCCTGAGGACTGGCGGTGCCCGGTATGCAACGCCCTGAAGTCGGCCTTCGTGAGGCTGAATCCGGAGTTCCATGAGAAGATTGATAAAACAGTTTCGGACGTCTTCGTGGCCCAGCTGGTTGAGTGGGGTGTCAGATACGTCTTCGGGATACCCGGAACATCAACCCTGGGCCTCGTGGACGCCCTCCGCAGGAACAGGTCCATCAGGTACATACAGGTGAGACATGAAGCCTCAGCCGCCTTCATGGCATCAGCCATAGGGAAGCTCACGGGCCACCCTGCGGTCTGCATGGCGGTTGCAGGGCCAGGAGCATCAAACCTTACAACAGGGCTCATGGACGCGGCCCTTGACAAGGCACCCGTTATTGCGGTCACAGGGCAGGTTGAAACTTACAGGATAGGTACCGGGGCGAATCAGGAGATAGACCAGCACTCCCTCTTTGAATCAGTTTCGGTCTACAACATGACACTCACAGGCCCCAAGGGCACCCCTGAGGTGGTGAGGCAGGCGGTAAGGCACGCCATCATCAGGCGGGGGGTGTCACATATCGATATCCCCCGGGATGTTCAGAGCCTTGAATGTCAGGAGGAGGTAAGGCCGTTCAGGGGGAGTATAGCTCCGGGGGTCTCACTGCCACCTGAATACCACCTCAGGAGGGCTGCTGACCTTATTAACGGCTCCATGCGCCCTGTTATAATTGCAGGATTCGGTGCCCTTGGGGCATCAGAGAGCATACTTGAACTTGCAGAGAAGATCGATGCACCCATCGTTGCCACCTTCAGGGGCAAGGGAATCGTGGATAATGACCACCCCCTCTACATGGGATGTCATGGAAGCATAGGGACAGCTGCAGCATCTGAGGCCGTTAGAAGATCTGATCTGCTCATAGTTGTAGGAGCATCCTACTCTGACCTCACACAGATACCTGGAAAGAGGACTGTTCAGGTTGACTTCGATCCCCTCATGATTGCAAGAAGACACCCCGTCGAGGCGGGACTTACAGGCAACTCCTCTATGGTTATCCCGGCACTCATACCCCTGGTCTATGAGAAGAGGAGGGATGAGTACCTTGATGAGCTTGGAAGACTTAAGGAAGAGTGGTTCAGGCTCCTTGAATCAGAGGCAGACCCTGAGATTAAGCCTTTAAGGCCTCAGTACATCATTAAGGTCCTTAACAGGGCCGTGGATGATGATGCCATCATATCCCTTGATGTGGGTGAGAACGTCTGGTGGTTCGGGCGTAACTTCATCATGAAGAGCACCCAGAAGCTCCTCCTATCAGGTTATCTTGGTTCAATGGGTTATGGGCTGCCAGCAGCCCTTGCAGCCCGGTTAGAATTCCCTGACAGGCAGGTTGTATGCATAACAGGTGATGGTGGTTTCTCAATGGTGATGGCAGAGTTTCTGACTGCAGTTAAATACAAGCTCCCTGTTAAGGTCTTTATACTCAACAACAGTAACCTTGCAATGATAATGCAGGAGCAGAGGGTTGAAGGTTACCCTGTCTGGCAGACAGAGCTCCAGGACTGTGACTTCGCAGGGTTTGCAGAAAACTGCGGAGGAAGGGGCATAGGGGTTGATGATCCATCAGAACTTGAAGATGCCACTTCAGATGCCCTGTCAGCGGATGAACCGGTTATCGTGGACATTAAGACAGACCCGAGGAGATTCATCTAG
- a CDS encoding cation-translocating P-type ATPase has product MGRGVTLPEWFEFSKMEIKDVLKSLETSKRGLSEAEARARLERYGYNEVELKRENPILRFLKQFRSLLVYILLVISVFTLLIGEWVDTAVIVGVVIINSLIGFIQEGKANEAMEALQKLVKTETTVIRDGKQLQVPSSLLVPGDMVKMEMGDRVPADIRVIQAKNIFVDESTLTGESVPVEKTPIKLSEEAISKGEFRNTLFSGTLVTEGNGTGVVVSTGAETEIGKISKTVKGEGVKTPLIRKIDEFSRSIALAIISIALINFIGALIFGYDIIFSFLASTSLAVAAIPEGLPAIITITLAFGVAKMAGKNAIVRNLPSVETLGSVTVICSDKTGTLTKNEMTVKCIYAGGEFYEVEGTGYEREGEIKNTGSGLPGPLRMTLECGLNCNNASMTDGRLQGDPTEKALIISAYKGGIVRRAERMDEIPFDSRKKYMAILTADGMIYVKGSPERIIEMCSHELRDEPMEIDRERLRKELHILTSRGLRVLAFATREHSDGTVDDGDLRDLIFLGFQGMMDPPRPEAMEAIKKCESAGIRTIMITGDHARTAETIAEKLGIPAKGALTGSEISSMDDKELMEAVREYNLYARVSPEDKYRITAALQGLGNIVAMTGDGVNDAPALKMADVGVAMGSGTDVAKEASDIILTDDNFATIVASVSEGRAVYERIQRIIYYVLPTSGGQGLIILSSFFMAALIPVFRFLPLLPLQILWINLFDGIFLAMPLITEPGDADVLERPPRDPDEKIINSTFIRKVGIVSMAMAFSGLSVFYIAEQSLTVTQARTVTFATVIMVHVFYLLTARSVENSVLKMNPLSNKWILYGIGTTLLMMMLIIYVPQLEFIFRTRPFPPEWWGVVIPFSLTGLIMIEIEKLIRRRLKG; this is encoded by the coding sequence ATGGGCAGGGGAGTTACATTGCCGGAATGGTTCGAATTCTCAAAGATGGAAATTAAAGATGTTCTGAAGTCACTTGAGACCTCAAAAAGAGGGCTCAGTGAAGCTGAAGCACGTGCAAGGCTTGAAAGGTACGGGTACAATGAAGTGGAACTTAAAAGGGAAAACCCGATTCTGAGGTTCCTGAAGCAGTTCAGAAGCCTCCTTGTCTACATACTGCTTGTAATCTCGGTCTTCACCCTCCTCATCGGTGAATGGGTGGACACCGCTGTTATAGTGGGAGTGGTGATTATAAACTCCCTCATAGGTTTCATCCAGGAAGGGAAAGCCAATGAAGCCATGGAAGCACTCCAGAAACTCGTTAAAACAGAAACAACCGTCATAAGGGACGGTAAACAGTTACAGGTACCATCTTCGCTCCTGGTCCCGGGGGATATGGTTAAGATGGAAATGGGTGACCGTGTACCCGCAGACATAAGGGTTATACAAGCAAAGAACATCTTCGTGGATGAATCAACGCTTACAGGGGAATCGGTACCTGTGGAGAAGACTCCCATTAAACTCTCAGAGGAAGCCATCAGTAAGGGTGAATTCAGGAACACCCTCTTCAGCGGCACTCTCGTAACAGAGGGCAACGGGACAGGAGTGGTGGTTTCAACCGGGGCAGAGACAGAGATAGGTAAGATATCAAAGACGGTGAAGGGTGAAGGTGTGAAGACCCCCCTCATCAGGAAGATTGATGAATTTTCACGCTCCATAGCCCTCGCTATAATATCCATTGCACTCATTAACTTTATCGGTGCCCTGATATTCGGATATGACATCATATTCTCCTTCCTGGCATCCACCTCCCTGGCCGTTGCGGCAATACCCGAGGGTCTGCCGGCGATAATAACCATCACCCTCGCCTTTGGTGTTGCAAAGATGGCGGGGAAGAATGCAATAGTAAGGAACCTTCCATCGGTGGAGACCCTTGGAAGCGTCACCGTCATATGCTCGGATAAAACAGGCACCCTGACAAAGAATGAGATGACCGTTAAGTGCATCTATGCCGGCGGAGAATTCTATGAAGTTGAAGGGACCGGTTATGAAAGAGAGGGTGAAATAAAAAACACGGGTTCAGGGCTGCCCGGACCCCTCAGGATGACCCTTGAATGTGGATTAAACTGCAACAACGCCTCAATGACCGATGGCAGGCTCCAGGGAGACCCCACCGAGAAGGCGCTGATCATATCAGCCTATAAAGGAGGGATTGTCAGGAGGGCTGAGAGGATGGATGAGATACCCTTCGACTCAAGGAAGAAGTACATGGCGATCCTCACAGCCGATGGAATGATCTACGTTAAGGGCTCCCCTGAGAGGATAATTGAGATGTGCAGCCATGAACTCAGGGACGAACCCATGGAGATAGACAGGGAGAGGCTCAGAAAAGAACTTCACATCCTCACCTCCAGGGGCCTCCGCGTCCTTGCCTTCGCAACAAGGGAACACTCAGATGGGACAGTTGATGACGGTGACCTCAGGGACCTGATCTTCCTTGGCTTCCAGGGTATGATGGACCCCCCAAGGCCAGAAGCCATGGAGGCCATCAAAAAGTGTGAGAGTGCCGGTATAAGGACCATAATGATCACAGGGGACCATGCAAGAACCGCCGAGACCATAGCAGAAAAGCTCGGCATCCCAGCCAAAGGAGCCCTTACCGGGAGTGAGATCTCATCCATGGATGATAAGGAGCTCATGGAGGCCGTCAGGGAATACAATCTCTACGCCAGGGTTTCACCCGAGGACAAGTACAGGATAACAGCTGCACTCCAGGGCCTCGGGAATATAGTTGCAATGACAGGTGACGGTGTGAATGACGCCCCCGCCCTGAAGATGGCGGATGTCGGGGTTGCCATGGGCAGCGGAACCGACGTTGCAAAGGAGGCATCAGACATCATACTGACAGATGATAACTTTGCAACGATAGTGGCCTCGGTAAGTGAGGGGAGGGCTGTGTATGAGAGGATACAGAGGATAATATATTATGTGCTCCCCACAAGCGGAGGCCAGGGACTCATAATACTCTCATCATTCTTCATGGCAGCCTTAATCCCTGTATTCAGGTTCCTGCCACTCCTCCCACTCCAGATACTCTGGATAAACCTCTTTGATGGTATATTTCTTGCCATGCCCCTTATAACTGAACCTGGTGATGCTGATGTCCTTGAAAGGCCCCCTAGAGACCCTGATGAGAAAATAATTAACAGCACCTTCATAAGAAAGGTTGGTATCGTCTCGATGGCCATGGCATTTTCAGGTCTTTCAGTGTTCTACATTGCAGAGCAGAGCCTCACAGTTACCCAGGCACGAACAGTAACCTTCGCCACCGTTATAATGGTCCATGTATTCTACCTTCTAACAGCAAGGTCAGTTGAAAACTCAGTGCTTAAAATGAATCCCCTCTCAAATAAGTGGATCCTCTATGGCATCGGCACAACACTCCTCATGATGATGCTCATAATCTATGTGCCGCAGCTTGAATTCATATTCAGGACCCGACCCTTCCCCCCTGAGTGGTGGGGTGTCGTGATACCCTTCTCATTAACTGGATTAATCATGATAGAGATTGAAAAATTAATCAGGAGGAGATTGAAGGGTTAA
- a CDS encoding ABC transporter permease — MNEIIHGIGEAARLIIIMDPELMDITVRTLMIAISSTILASLIAIPLALLIDFKPFRGRGTLINIIQTLYSMPTVLVGLLVFMLISRSGPLGSLNLLFTPQGMILGQTVLILPIVTGSSITALRSVGPRVRDLARALGATEYQTMLKVMEEARYAIMAAIILGFGRAISEVGVAIMLGGNIRGYTRVITTAMSLETSKGNLELSIALGIILLIISLAVNTILHHFQEK, encoded by the coding sequence ATGAACGAAATAATCCATGGAATAGGAGAGGCGGCTCGCCTTATAATCATCATGGACCCTGAACTCATGGATATAACGGTAAGGACCCTCATGATAGCGATCTCATCAACCATCCTCGCATCACTCATAGCCATCCCCCTCGCACTCCTCATTGACTTCAAGCCCTTCAGGGGTAGAGGCACACTGATAAATATCATACAGACCCTCTACAGCATGCCAACGGTACTTGTGGGACTACTGGTATTCATGCTCATATCAAGGTCCGGGCCCCTGGGATCCCTCAACCTCCTCTTCACACCCCAGGGGATGATACTGGGGCAGACGGTCCTTATACTCCCTATAGTCACGGGTTCCAGTATAACAGCCCTCAGGAGTGTTGGACCAAGGGTAAGGGACCTTGCAAGGGCGCTCGGCGCTACAGAGTACCAGACCATGCTTAAGGTCATGGAGGAGGCAAGGTACGCCATAATGGCGGCCATAATACTCGGATTTGGAAGGGCCATATCCGAGGTGGGTGTTGCCATAATGCTGGGTGGGAACATAAGGGGGTATACAAGGGTTATAACAACCGCAATGTCCCTTGAGACCTCCAAGGGGAACCTTGAACTCTCAATAGCCCTCGGCATAATACTCCTCATCATATCACTGGCAGTTAACACCATCCTCCACCACTTCCAGGAGAAATAA
- a CDS encoding ABC transporter ATP-binding protein yields the protein MYIIELQGISKRYGENEVLRDVNLTVEEGEVLGIIGPTGSGKSTLLRIIDLLERPSEGMILFRGSPVTSTVDARRMMGMVFQNSPVFRGTVLDNVLYGPSVRGLKPAGGEADDILELVGLGGYHDRNADELSGGERQRLALAQALINEPEILLLDEATANLDPLSRRMIEGVIDELRGDITVIFTTHNLLQGQMMADRIAILNRTVMQTGRPGEVFRKPANSFVAEFVGVRNIIEGYSRVREDLSVIECDGVTLYSSEPREGRVYATIRPEDITVSFQRVESSALNRLRGRVTGIREAGSLYHIQVMCGGEVFTVYMTRKSFHDMGLHRGSDVWIEFKASAVHLIDEKER from the coding sequence GTGTATATAATCGAACTCCAGGGAATATCAAAGAGGTACGGTGAAAATGAGGTCCTCAGGGACGTTAACCTCACCGTGGAGGAGGGTGAGGTACTCGGGATCATAGGACCAACAGGTTCAGGTAAATCAACCCTCCTCAGGATAATCGACCTCCTTGAGAGACCCTCAGAGGGCATGATACTCTTCAGGGGGTCTCCTGTGACATCCACAGTGGATGCGAGGAGGATGATGGGAATGGTATTCCAGAACTCCCCGGTCTTCAGGGGCACGGTACTTGATAACGTGCTCTACGGTCCATCGGTACGTGGCCTCAAGCCTGCGGGGGGTGAGGCTGATGACATCCTTGAACTGGTGGGCCTCGGCGGATACCATGATCGGAATGCAGATGAACTTTCAGGCGGTGAGAGGCAGAGGCTCGCCCTTGCCCAGGCCCTCATAAATGAACCTGAAATCCTTCTCCTTGATGAGGCAACAGCGAACCTTGACCCCCTTTCAAGGAGGATGATTGAGGGTGTCATCGACGAACTGAGGGGGGATATCACCGTTATATTCACAACCCATAACCTCCTGCAGGGTCAGATGATGGCCGACAGGATAGCCATACTCAACAGGACGGTGATGCAGACAGGAAGGCCCGGTGAGGTCTTCAGGAAACCTGCAAACAGCTTCGTCGCTGAATTCGTGGGTGTTAGGAACATAATTGAGGGGTATTCAAGGGTCCGTGAGGATCTCTCCGTGATAGAGTGTGATGGTGTAACCCTCTACTCATCAGAGCCCCGGGAGGGACGGGTCTATGCAACCATAAGGCCCGAGGATATAACCGTGTCATTCCAAAGGGTTGAGTCTAGTGCACTCAACCGGTTAAGGGGGAGGGTCACCGGTATCCGTGAGGCAGGATCCCTCTACCACATCCAGGTCATGTGCGGCGGTGAGGTCTTCACGGTTTACATGACAAGGAAGTCCTTCCATGATATGGGACTTCATAGGGGTTCAGATGTATGGATCGAGTTCAAGGCATCCGCCGTACATCTTATAGATGAAAAAGAAAGATGA
- a CDS encoding substrate-binding domain-containing protein: protein MERKYMGIIILAVILAAATYYLLGTDGKEVLRISTTTSLEDTGLLEEVEAAFEEKYPDIDVQIVSGGTGIALERGKKGDADLLIVHDKKREEEFIADGYGIKRYPFAYNYFYIIGPRDDPAGVNGSSSATEAFSKILKAAEKDPQHVKFVSRGDNSGTNTREIKIWKNITDYNSTVRGSDWYIESGSGMGDTLRLADQKGAYTISDSGTYLAYRSNITLVPYITSGSELLNVYSAIAVNPEKVRGVNRDAAEKFIEFLLSDECQKLISEYGKKQYGTPLFMTLPGGRDPAE, encoded by the coding sequence ATGGAAAGAAAATACATGGGGATAATAATACTGGCTGTAATCCTTGCAGCAGCCACATACTACTTACTCGGCACCGATGGAAAAGAAGTGCTGAGGATATCAACAACAACGAGCCTTGAAGACACAGGCCTCCTTGAGGAGGTTGAAGCAGCCTTTGAAGAGAAGTACCCCGACATCGATGTGCAGATAGTATCAGGTGGAACAGGGATAGCACTTGAAAGGGGTAAGAAGGGTGACGCAGACCTCCTCATAGTCCATGATAAAAAAAGAGAGGAGGAGTTCATAGCTGACGGCTACGGGATCAAAAGGTATCCATTCGCCTACAACTACTTCTACATCATCGGACCCCGCGATGACCCGGCAGGCGTAAATGGAAGCAGCAGCGCCACAGAAGCCTTCAGCAAGATACTTAAAGCAGCAGAAAAGGACCCCCAGCATGTTAAATTCGTATCAAGGGGTGATAATTCAGGGACCAACACGAGGGAGATAAAGATCTGGAAGAACATAACAGACTACAACTCAACGGTAAGGGGCTCAGACTGGTACATTGAAAGCGGAAGCGGCATGGGGGACACCCTCAGGCTTGCAGACCAGAAGGGAGCATACACAATCTCAGATTCAGGGACATACCTCGCTTACAGAAGCAACATAACACTGGTTCCCTACATCACCAGCGGCTCAGAACTCCTTAACGTCTACTCAGCAATAGCAGTAAACCCTGAGAAGGTCCGTGGAGTGAATAGAGACGCTGCAGAGAAATTCATAGAATTCCTGCTGAGTGACGAGTGCCAGAAGCTCATATCAGAGTACGGTAAGAAACAGTACGGGACCCCCCTATTCATGACCCTACCCGGAGGCAGGGACCCGGCAGAATAA